A portion of the Toxoplasma gondii ME49 chromosome VIIb, whole genome shotgun sequence genome contains these proteins:
- the RPP1 gene encoding ribosomal protein RPP1 (encoded by transcript TGME49_260260) → MGSVPVRVPAFFPPFANVCESLLVRPRRSSRGCCSFSSLRSRVVNYSFRAPPSLLAPPHSTMAAVATSALPEAQKQELLCTYAALILSDDKMDVTAENIQKLVVASGNTVEPYMPTLFARALQGQNIADLISNAGACAAAAPAAAAPVAGGDAGAAPAKEEKKEEPEEEEDDMGFSLFD, encoded by the exons ATGGGCAGTGTCCCCGTCCGCGTTCCCGCGTTTTTCCCGCCCTTCGCGAACGTCTGCGAATCATTACTcgttcgtcctcgtcgttcttctcgtgGCTGCTGCAGTTTTTCCTCGCTGCGTTCGAGAGTCGTCAATTACTCGTTTCGTGCTCCACCCTCTTTGTTGGCTCCTCCCCACAGCACAATGGCAGCCGTCGCGACTTCCGCTCTTCCCGAGGCTCAGAAGCAAGAGCTTCTCTGCACCTATGCAGCTCTCATTCTCAGCGATGACAAGATGGATGTGACCGCAGAAAACATCCAGAAGCTTGTCGTGGCGTCGGGCAACACTGTCGAGCCGTACATGCCTACGCTGTTCGCCAGAGCCCTGCAGGGCCAGAACATCGC GGACCTGATCAGCAATGCCGGTGCGtgcgccgctgctgctcccgctgctgctgctcccGTTGCTGGCGGCGATGCCGGCGCTGCCCCcgcaaaggaagagaagaaggaagagcctgaggaggaagaagacgacatgggtttctctctcttcgactAG
- a CDS encoding cyclin domain protein, cyclin H family protein (encoded by transcript TGME49_260250), with protein sequence MASDSPAAPSPFENSSRAPKQPQESSSSSSSSSSSSSSSASSSSSSASSFSSSWPGCSSHFRRWIFRPEALQALRGHTHEAACVSLLRLKRCRKRASETSEVADASASFPSLRSLLDLTEYFAFQLVLICKRKRVKLPVIETACVYLHRFFCMRSPLAFDIRLVIFACLLLALKAEDVARHYSLGDLLGDIAELDIGEVLRLELPVCEALDFHMLVLHTRGPLATLLRQIFFLSLGAERANGSRNSRKRRREVRESLSDDGEKRETERAARGEAAESRRAAVEPPDNLEAEEAEWRLPLPPALRKLQEQSEAEIVLMFVSSTLPLVHPPGVLAVAAVLAAAANSSCAEALAAAGVANVEKLVKLAVCQPALPERTLKRKAEPCDETPQGVKRAKHEELAERAKMEDEGAQTEAAGVTNASAGGEEADEEREEEIEEIWNNCLQTSIAHIHEELRRIRELQNRVQNQQVGESMGQILEACIDAIEEQQAEAEFDSWESARRGSDDKKEKRKKKEKKKKKRREQTDAPPDDAQRGGDPVSPKAASFSASQINLVREKHGGQEGGETQDFAPGSVADESGEVQNDEQATSSDVASSVVTSSRP encoded by the exons ATGGCTTCTGATTCTCCCGCCGCTCCTTCTCCATTCGAGAACTCATCGCGGGCACCTAAACAACCACAAGaaagctcttcttcgtcttcttcctcttcttcttcgtcgtcttcctctgcttcttcttcgtcttcctctgcgtcttctttctccagttcttgGCCAGGATGCAGCAGTCACTTTCGGCGCTGGATTTTCCGACCCGAGGCGCTGCAGGCGTTGCGCGGACATACACACGAGGCCGCAtgcgtctcgcttcttcgcctcaaGCGGTGTAGGAAGCGCGCGAGCGAAACGAGTGAGGTCGCAGACGCTTCGGCGTCCTTCCCCAGTCTGCGGTCGCTGCTGGACCTGACGGAATACTTCGCGTTCCAGCTCGTTCTCATTTGCAAACGGAAACGTGTGAAGTTGCCCGTCATCGAGACAGCTTGCGTGTATCTACACCG cttcttctgcatgcggagCCCTCTAGCGTTCGACATTCGTCTGGTcatcttcgcctgtctcctccttgcCCTCAAGGCTGAAGATGTTGCTCGTCATTACAGTTTGGGA GACCTTCTGGGCGACATCGCGGAACTGGATATCGGGGAGGTTCTGCGCTTGGAACTGCCTGTTTGCGAGGCGCTGGACTTCCACATGCTCGTGCTACACACCCGCGGGCCGCTGGCGACTCTGCTGCGCCAGAttttctttttgtctttGGGTGCCGAGCGGGCGAATGGCTCGAGGAACTCCAGGAAGCGGCGGCGGGAGGTCCGCGAATCTCTCTCcgacgacggcgagaagagagagaccgagagagcggcgagaggcgaagcagctgaGAGCCGGCGCGCGGCTGTCGAGCCGCCAGACAACCTGGAAGCCGAGGAGGCAGAGTGGCGTTTGCCGCTTCCGCCTGCGTTGCGGAAGCTGCAGGAAcagagcgaagcagaaatTGTTCTCATGTTTGTTTCCTCGACGCTCCCTTTGGTGCATCCGCCAGGCGTTCTCGCGGTCGCGGCCGTGCTGGCGGCTGCGGCGAACTCCAGTTGCGCTGAAGCGCTCGCTGCCGCGGGGGTCGCGAACGTCGAGAAACTTGTCAAGTTGGCTGTGTGCCAACCGGCGCTCCCGGAGAGGACGCTGAAGCGGAAGGCGGAGCCATGCGACGAGACGCCTCAAGGTGTGAAGAGGGCGAAACACGAAGAGCTTGCGGAGAGAGCCAAGatggaagacgaaggggcCCAGACAGAGGCTGCGGGAGTGACCAACGCAAGCGcaggcggcgaagaagcagacgaagagcgagaagaagaaatcgaagAAATCTGGAATAACTGCCTGCAGACATCCATTGCTCACATCCACGAAGAACTCAGACGCATTCGAGAGCTGCAAAACCGCGTTCAAAACCAACAAGTCGGGGAGAGCATGGGGCAGATTCTTGAGGCATGCATCGACGCCATAGAG GAGCAACAGGCAGAGGCGGAGTTCGACAGTTGGGAGTCAGCGCGGCGAGGCAGCGacgacaagaaagagaagcggaagaagaaagaaaagaagaagaagaaacgtcgAGAACAAACAGACGCTCCTCCAGACGATGCCCAACGAGGTGGTGATCCTGTTTCGCCCAAAGCCGCGTCATTCTCGGCTTCTCAGATCAACTTG GTGCGAGAAAAGCACGGAGGCCAAGAGGGCGGAGAAACTCAAGACTTCGCGCCCGGTTCAGTTGCAGACGAGTCAGGAGAAGTGCAGAATGACGAACAAGCAACGTCGAGCGATGTCGCCAGTTCCGTAGTTACATCGTCTCGTCCGTAG